Part of the Psychromonas sp. psych-6C06 genome, ACCTGCAAGCATAATAAGGGCCAGTATAAGGCTATATTTAAATCTAGGCACTTCTTTAATATCCTTAAATACAATAACTTACGCTGTTTTATTGCCTGTGTGATGAGGCTTGATTGGGCAATTATAATACAGTGCTTAATCTATTTAGCAAACGCTATGATTGCTACTTAGTTCAAACTATCGGATCAAAGTGAAGTATCGAGCGACATTTTTTACAGAGATATTGTGTACCTTTAAGTACCTTGTTATGACGACGAATTGTCAGTTTATGCGTACTACATAAACAACGATAGGGGAACTGTTTACCGACTACGTCATCGATATTAAGTTGGTGGGTGGTGAGTGCTGGTAACCTGAAAGCCTGTGTCATTACATGCTGCCACTCTTTACCATGTGGGCGCACCTTTCCATAATGTTGAAAAGTAATAAGGTGTGCAACTTCATGACCAATTACTTGTGCAAAGAACTCTTTTTTATTGTTAGCGAAGAGGATCGGATTAATTTTAATCAGGTTACGTTGTAGGTGTGCGGTGCCGGCAGCTTTACCTCGTTGATTAAAAAGGTAAGTCGGACGAATAAATGGGCGATTAAAAAAGCACTCAGCTTCGATGAAAAAATGTTCACCTTGAAGCATAAGTGCTTTTTTATCTTCTTCTGTTAGCATATAAGCCACTAGGGTCTAGTCATTTAGTCTGCTTTCAAGAGCAAAGCACGTCACTTAGTTTATCTAAATGCATGCTTTCGACGTAGAAGAGCGACTGAATGACGATAACCTGCAGTATGGTTAGAATGCATCTGCTTTAAGCGCTTCAACTTTATCTAATGCTTCCCAAGGGAACTGTTCACGACCAAAGTGACCATATGCAGCTGTTTCTTGGTAGATAGGTTGGATAAGATCTAACATTTCGATTAATCCGTATGGGCGTAAATCGAAGTGTTTGCTCACTAAACTAACGATAAGATCTTTTGCAACTTTTTCAGTGCCAAATGTTTCAACACTAATAGATGTTGGCTCAGCAACACCAATGGCATATGAAACTTGAATTTCACAACGATCTGCAAGACCAGCTGCAACAATATTTTTTGCAACATAGCGTGCTGCGTATGCTGCACTACGGTCAACTTTTGATGGATCTTTACCTGAGAATGCACCACCACCGTGACGTGCAGTACCACCGTAAGTATCAACGATGATTTTACGACCCGTAAGACCACAATCTCCTACCGGACCACCGATAACAAAACGCCCTGTTGGGTTGATGTGAAACTTAGTGCGCTCCGATAATAGGTTTGCTGGTAATACAGGTTTGATGATCTCTTCCATTACTGCTTCAACAAGATCATTTTGTTTGATCTCTTCAGAGTGCTGTGTAGAAAGTACTACCGCATCAATACCCACAATAACGCCATTCTCATAGGCAAACGTTACTTGGCTCTTTGCATCTGGACGTAACCAGTCAAGTTGTCCATTTTTACGAACTTCTGCTTGTTTTTTTACTAAACGATGTGCGTAAGTGACTGGTGCAGGCATGTAAACGTCAGTTTCGTTTGTTGCGTAACCAAACATTAAACCTTGGTCGCCAGCACCCTGTTCACGAGGGTCGCTACGGTCAACACCTTGATTGATATCTGGTGACTGCTTACCAACTACATTCAATACGGCACAAGAGTCTGCATCAAAGCCCATTTCTGAACTTGTGTAACCAATTTCACGTACTGTATTACGAGTGATCTCTTCGATATCGACCCAAGCGTCAGTGGTGATTTCACCACCAACCATTACCATGCCTGTTTTTACATAGGTTTCACAAGCAACACGTGCTTTTTTATCTTGCTTTAAAATGGCATCAAGTACCGCATCAGAGATTTGATCGGCGATTTTATCTGGATGACCTTCAGAAACTGATTCTGAAGTAAATAAGTCACGTGACATATGAGCTCCTACTAATTTATTAAAATAATTTCTTTGGATGTTTTTACATCTAGACGTCTATCTTACCTATTTTTGTGATGAAAGCTACTTTAATTATTAACGTTAATATTTATCATTTACAATTCAGGTCAATATTGAGAATCATAATAGTTCATAAAAGCCTCTTTGCATCTGTAACTATCATGGGGGTATACTCCCTGCTCGCCTTCTATATTGTTACCGTCTGTACGAGTTGTATTATGTTTTTTTTAAATCGCATTAAAGCGTTTTTTACAGTGTTTATTTCGTTTATTAATAACCTACCGCGTAAACATTTTTTTGCCCTTATTATTTTGTTTGTGTGTCTGCTGGTTATTTCTTTCTTACCAAGTCAGTCTGAACCCGCTAAAAATATTAAGCGCCCACTAACCCTGCCTGTGCATGTCCCTGTTGATGATGGCTATGCTAAAGCAGTGCCTGCCACTGCTTTACCTGAAAAGTATGGTGATACTGATTTTGATTTTAGCGGTAAACGGGAAATCGTCTGGACGATTAAAGAGGGAGACTCGTTAAGTACGCTGTTTCAAAAAGAAGGGCTTTCTGCTGCCGTACTCCATGCTTTACAAGAAGCGGATAAAGATCATTTACGCTTAGGAAATTTATTACCAGGGCAAGAGATTAAATTATTACTGGATGCCGAGAATCAATTACTAGCGTTAAAAATAAAAATTGATTTTGCTAGTACCTTGTCATTTGTACTAAAAGAGGGGAGCTACGTCTCATTTTTAGATACTCAGGAGGGAGAGTGGCGTAACAGTTATTATGAAGGTAATGTTACTGGTAGTTTCTATATTAATGCTAAACAAGCAGGCCTTTCTGCAGGGCAAATTCAGCAGATATCAAGCGCGCTACAGGAAAAGTTCGATTTTAATCGTCAATTACGCATCGGTGATACTTTTCATGTATTAGTCTCTAAGCAATACATTGATGGTCAGTATACTTACGACAGTGAAGTCTTGGCGGTATTAATTAAAACTAATCGACAAACCTATAGTGCTTTCTTAAATGAAGATGGACGTTACTATGATGAAGATGGAAAAGGGCTAGGCAAAGCTTATCGCCGTTCACCACTTGATGGTCGTAATCGCATCAGTTCATCATTTAATCCAAGACGCTTACACCCCGTCACGAAAAGAATCTCACCACATAATGGCACCGACTTTGCTGTAGGCATCGGTACGAAGGTTTACTCTATTGGTGATGGTGTAGTGCAACGAGCTGGCTATCATCCGGCCGCCGGTAATTACATTGTTATTAAGCATGGGCGTAAATATACCACCCGTTATTTGCATCTTAGTAAAATATACGTCAGTAAAGGGCAACGCGTTAAAATGGGACGTTTGATTGCCAAATCAGGTAACACTGGGCGCTCAACGGGACCACATTTACATTACGAATTTCATATCTATGGTAAACCGGTAAATGCAATGAAGGTTAATCTACCACTTTCTCAAGAGATTCCGAAAAAGAATAAAAAGGCATTTAACGCAAGGCGCGATGGGTATTTGAAAGAGATGAATGAAAGTTAGTCACTCATACCAAACGAAGTAAATAGTTACTCTCTTTTATTGGTTAAAAATTATCTCTTTGTTAAATTTATATATTTAAAACAAGTTGTTACGAAAACATTTTCTTTGAGATAAGTTCTTTTTTCTGTGCCAAATTGAGGTTGCATGCTTAATTCGATTGGTTCAACAGGCTAACTTATTTAGTAATCTAGTTAAATATGGCTATATTTTAGTAAACATAAAATTTAAGGGTGTTATTGATGTTACTTGATAGTGAAGCTTACCATGCCTGTATCGGTTATTTTGCTGACAATTTAGATCTTTTTGAAGGTGTTAATGGCTCTGAGGAAGGGGTGTTAATTGCTGATATTGTTTCTGATCAGATAGCGGATATGTTACTCACTTTTTTTCAGCAACAGCCACAACTTGAGCCTGCGGTGCGGTTAACTGTAATGGCTGAAGGTGACAAATTGTTGGAAGATATTGAGCAAATATTGGGAATGTTTTGGAATAAGTCAGCCACGCCTTCGCAACGTGAGTTTATTGAGGAGTACTTTTTACTGCTGAAAAATAGCCTAGATTCTCAAGTTGCAGAGCATGCTTAAGAAAAAGGCTTACTCTCAGCTTCTTGCTAAGAGTAAGCGAATTATTTAAGCGAGAGTATGATGAAGGTGAACTACTTCTAGTAGTTGGTCTTCTCGTTCAAAACGTCCTTCCATAATCTGTCCTAGTTCCGACAGATCTTTATCGAAATCAAGCAGTGCTTTATCACTCGCATTTTCTGCATATTTATCATTAAAGTTAAGTGCTGTATCTGTTGTGGTAGTGATACGAGAGTAAAGCTCTTGTGCAATTTTCAAGTTCTCTACACCATCTAGTTTGCACTGAGCAATAATCTGTTCATAAACCTCAAAATGGCCTGTTGAAGCATAATCAAGCAATAACTGACAGAATTTAGTGATCTTTTTCTGTTCTGGCAAGCTGCGCTCTGATGTTTGGTAAGGTGGCAGTCCTGCTAATTGACAATACAAAACCACGCACTCTTGTCGTGCTTCAAGCCAGTTATCGATAATGGATAGCGTGCCTCCCCATTCCTCTTTTGCTTGTTCTAATTTGGTTAGCATTGGACTTCCTTATTATTGCTTTTGTGGAAAATTGAATTCGAAAACTAAAGAATATTGCTGTTATCGTCAACTTGAATTTGAGTTTAGCGCTTATCTTCATGTATAACTGTGAAGTGATTAAGGATTTATAAAGGTAAAAAATGAATAAAGGGAAAAATTGTTGGTGGTTTATCATTGCGCAGGGACAGATTTTGTTGCAACCTCAGGGCGAACTTATCCCTTATGGTAATTTAGATGATCTTCCTTTAACCGAATCCATCGTCAAAGACAGAGTGCATATTGGAGAATACCAATCTAGCCCATGTTATCTAATTAATCTTAAGCAACCGCAAGATATTGGCTTTGGTGAGTACAGTGAACTACGTGCTTTATTAGGTGTGGTTGATGATCGCTTATTTGATATGGCTGGCCGTGCATTTCAACTCGTGCTGTTTTACCAAACCCATCAATTTTGTGGTCAGTGTGGCAATAAAATGCATGCGATTGATTGGGAGGTGGCGATGAAATGTTACCACTGTCAGCATCGTTGCTACCCAAGGGTTTCCCCTTGCATGATTGTTTCGGTACGCAAAGGTAAAAAATTGTTACTTGCTTTGCATCGACGTCATCAGAAAAATAATTTACAAGTATTCACTACGCTTGCGGGTTTTACAGAAGCTGGTGAGACACTAGAACATTGCGTTGAACGTGAAGTATTTGAAGAAGTTGGCCTCAAAGTAAAAAATATTGAGTATGTCGCTAGCCAGCCTTGGCCATTCCCACATTCTTTGATGATGGGGTATGTCGCAGAGTATCAATCAGGTGATATTAATATTGATCCAAAGGAGTTAGTCAGTGCAGCTTGGTACGACTTAGATGACTTACCAAACTTGCCTAATGAAGGAACCTTAGCGAGGCGATTAATTAATTGTCAGATAGATAAGATCTGCTAGAAAGTTATTAAAATAACGGTTAAAAGTGTTAGCATACGCGCAACCTAATTATAAAGAATAACAGGAAAGATAAGCATGACGGAATTAAAAAATGATCGTTATATTCGCGCTTTGTTAAAGCAAGATGTTGATAAAACACCGGTATGGATGATGCGTCAGGCTGGTCGTTACTTGCCAGAATATAAAGCTACACGTGCACAAGCAGGTGATTTTATGTCGCTTTGCCGTAATGCTGATCTTGCCTGTGAAGTGACACTGCAACCTCTGCGCCGTTTCGATCTTGATGCTGCTATTCTATTTTCTGATATTCTAACCATTCCTGATGCGATGGGATTAGGTTTATATTTTGCAGAGGGTGAAGGCCCTAAATTCGAACGACCAATTAGTTGTAAGAAAGATGTTGATAACCTAATCATGCCTGATCCTGAAGGTGAACTGCAGTATGTCATGAATGCGGTACGTACGATTCGTCGTGATTTAAAGGGCGAAGTGCCTTTGATCGGTTTCTCAGGAAGCCCATGGACTTTAGCGACTTATATGATTGAAGGTAGTGGCTCAAAATTTTTCACTAAAATTAAAAAAATGGCCTTTGCTGATCCTCAAATTTTACACGCATTATTAGATAAGTTAGCGGATTCTGTGATTAGTTACTTAAACGCACAAATTGCTGCGGGCGCGCAATCTGTGATGGTATTTGATACCTGGGGCGGTATTTTATCACCACGCGATTACAAAGACTTCTCGCTGCAATATATGGCAAAAATAGTTGATGGCTTAACCCGCAGCTATGATGGTCAAAAAATTCCAGTGACGTTATTTACAAAAAATGGCGGTCAATGGATCGAGCAGATTGCAGATACGGGTTGTGATGGAATCGGTCTGGATTGGACGATTGATATGGCAGAGGCGAAAGCACGTGTTGGCTCTCGTGTTGCGCTTCAGGGTAATATGGACCCATCAATGTTATACGCTTCTCCAGAAAGAATTCGTCAGGAAGTTGCCACTATTCTGGAAGGCTTTGGTACGGGGAATGGTCATGTGTTTAATCTAGGGCACGGTATTCATTTAGATGTGCCACCTGAAAATGCCAAAGTGTTTGTTGATGCAGTACATGAGTTAAGTGTGCCTTACCATCAATAATTATCATTTGTATTTTTCCTGAAAAATATTAAAGCCATGTTTCTGACATGGCTTTTTACTTTCTATCTTCACTAACTCCCTATATTAAAGGCATTTCCCACCTTTTAAAGCACTTTCACTCCTGTTTTAAAGACTAAAAAACCCAGCAAATAAAAATAAATAGCTCAAATTAGCTTCATTTTCGGGTAGAATACCGCGCTTAGATATACATGAGTACAAATAGCTCATTTCGAACTATTGCTGATGATTAATTTAACCGAGGAAAGAGTAAGAAAATGGAAACTAGCCGACCGATCAAAAGAGCACTACTGAGTGTTTCTGACAAAGCAGGTATTGTTGAATTTGCACGTGAATTAGCAGAGAAAGGTGTTGAAATCCTTTCTACAGGTGGTACTTGTAAACTACTTGCTGATAACGGCATTAATGTAACTGAAGTTTCAGATTACACAGGTTTTCCTGAAATGATGGATGGGCGTGTTAAAACACTTCACCCGAAAATCCATGGTGGCATTCTTGCTCGCCGCGGTGTTGACGAAGAGATTATGTCAGCAAACGATATTCAAGCGATTGATATGGTTGTTGTAAACCTATATCCATTTGCTGCAACGGTTGCGAACCCAGATTGTAAACTCGAAGATGCGATTGAAAATATCGATATCGGTGGTCCAACAATGGTTCGCTCTGCAGCGAAAAACCACAAAGATGTAACGATTGTAGTTAATGCGTCTGACTACTCACGTATTTTAGAAGAGATGAACAGCAACGATGGTAGCCTAACTTACCAAACGCGTTTTGACCTAGCGATTGCTGCTTTTGAGCATACTGCTCAATACGATGGCATGATTGCAAACTACTTCGGTACTAAAGTGCCGAGTTACGGTGAAAATAAAGAAGGCGATGAGGAATCTCAATTCCCACGCACTTTCAACATGCAATTCCAGAAGAAGCAAGACATGCGTTACGGTGAGAACTCTCATCAAGCTGCTGCTTTCTATGTTGAAAATGAAGTTCAGGAAGCATCTGTTTCTACTGCAACACAGCTTCAAGGTAAAGCGCTTTCGTATAACAATATCGCCGATACTGACGCGGCACTTGAGTGTGTTAAAGAGTTCTCTGAGCCGGCGTGTGTGATCGTGAAGCATGCAAACCCATGTGGTGTTGCAGTTGCAGGTAATATCTTAGATGCTTACGAAGGTGCTTACAAAACAGATCCTACCTCTGCATTCGGTGGCATTATCGCGTTTAACCGTGAACTAGATGCAGACACGGCAGAAGCGATTGTTTCTCGTCAATTTGTTGAAGTTATTATTGCACCAACAGTAAGCGCAGAAGCTGCACAAATTGTTGCTGCTAAGAAAAATCTACGTTTGCTTGAATGTGGTCAGTGGGCTGATAAAACTACTGAATTCGACATCAAACGTGTTAACGGCGGTTTATTAGTGCAAGACAGAGACCAAGGTATGGTTGGACTTGATGATCTTAAAGTAGTTTCTAAACGTCAACCAACAGAGTCTGAAATGACAGATCTTCTATTTAGCTGGAAAGTGGCTAAATTTGTTAAGTCTAATGCGATTGTTTACGTTAAAAATAGCGCAACGGTTGGCGTTGGTGCAGGTCAAATGAGCCGTGTTTATAGTGCGAAAATCGCAGGTATTAAAGCTGCTGACGAAAACCTAGTGGTTGAAGGTTCAGTAATGGCGTCGGATGCATTCTTCCCATTCCGTGATGGTATCGATGCAGCTGCAGAAGCAGGCATTAGCTGTGTTATTCAGCCAGGTGGTTCAATGCGTGATGACGAAGTTATCGCAGCCGCTGACGAGCACGGCATGGCGATGGTGTTCACGGGGATGCGTCACTTCCGCCATTAATTGGTTTTTACGTCGTGTTTTAATTCGTACTCTGCGTCGGAAGTACTCACTTGCAGTAGCAAGCTCCGTGCTTCCTTCTTGATTACGAACTAAACCACTTAGTAAAAACGCAATTAATCTAATTGTAATTTTAAGGTGGAAAGCGCTTACTTGCAGTAGCAAACTCCGCGCTTCCTTCTTGATTTCGAAAGAAATCACTTAGCAAAAATACAATTAATCTTTTACCTGGATTTAAAATGAAATCATTTAGTAAAAGATAACAAACTTTTTAAATTATTATTAAAGAATTGCAGTGAG contains:
- the metK gene encoding methionine adenosyltransferase encodes the protein MSRDLFTSESVSEGHPDKIADQISDAVLDAILKQDKKARVACETYVKTGMVMVGGEITTDAWVDIEEITRNTVREIGYTSSEMGFDADSCAVLNVVGKQSPDINQGVDRSDPREQGAGDQGLMFGYATNETDVYMPAPVTYAHRLVKKQAEVRKNGQLDWLRPDAKSQVTFAYENGVIVGIDAVVLSTQHSEEIKQNDLVEAVMEEIIKPVLPANLLSERTKFHINPTGRFVIGGPVGDCGLTGRKIIVDTYGGTARHGGGAFSGKDPSKVDRSAAYAARYVAKNIVAAGLADRCEIQVSYAIGVAEPTSISVETFGTEKVAKDLIVSLVSKHFDLRPYGLIEMLDLIQPIYQETAAYGHFGREQFPWEALDKVEALKADAF
- the rsd gene encoding sigma D regulator, translating into MLTKLEQAKEEWGGTLSIIDNWLEARQECVVLYCQLAGLPPYQTSERSLPEQKKITKFCQLLLDYASTGHFEVYEQIIAQCKLDGVENLKIAQELYSRITTTTDTALNFNDKYAENASDKALLDFDKDLSELGQIMEGRFEREDQLLEVVHLHHTLA
- a CDS encoding DUF3802 family protein; this encodes MLLDSEAYHACIGYFADNLDLFEGVNGSEEGVLIADIVSDQIADMLLTFFQQQPQLEPAVRLTVMAEGDKLLEDIEQILGMFWNKSATPSQREFIEEYFLLLKNSLDSQVAEHA
- a CDS encoding peptidoglycan DD-metalloendopeptidase family protein, encoding MFFLNRIKAFFTVFISFINNLPRKHFFALIILFVCLLVISFLPSQSEPAKNIKRPLTLPVHVPVDDGYAKAVPATALPEKYGDTDFDFSGKREIVWTIKEGDSLSTLFQKEGLSAAVLHALQEADKDHLRLGNLLPGQEIKLLLDAENQLLALKIKIDFASTLSFVLKEGSYVSFLDTQEGEWRNSYYEGNVTGSFYINAKQAGLSAGQIQQISSALQEKFDFNRQLRIGDTFHVLVSKQYIDGQYTYDSEVLAVLIKTNRQTYSAFLNEDGRYYDEDGKGLGKAYRRSPLDGRNRISSSFNPRRLHPVTKRISPHNGTDFAVGIGTKVYSIGDGVVQRAGYHPAAGNYIVIKHGRKYTTRYLHLSKIYVSKGQRVKMGRLIAKSGNTGRSTGPHLHYEFHIYGKPVNAMKVNLPLSQEIPKKNKKAFNARRDGYLKEMNES
- the nudC gene encoding NAD(+) diphosphatase encodes the protein MNKGKNCWWFIIAQGQILLQPQGELIPYGNLDDLPLTESIVKDRVHIGEYQSSPCYLINLKQPQDIGFGEYSELRALLGVVDDRLFDMAGRAFQLVLFYQTHQFCGQCGNKMHAIDWEVAMKCYHCQHRCYPRVSPCMIVSVRKGKKLLLALHRRHQKNNLQVFTTLAGFTEAGETLEHCVEREVFEEVGLKVKNIEYVASQPWPFPHSLMMGYVAEYQSGDINIDPKELVSAAWYDLDDLPNLPNEGTLARRLINCQIDKIC
- the hemE gene encoding uroporphyrinogen decarboxylase — encoded protein: MTELKNDRYIRALLKQDVDKTPVWMMRQAGRYLPEYKATRAQAGDFMSLCRNADLACEVTLQPLRRFDLDAAILFSDILTIPDAMGLGLYFAEGEGPKFERPISCKKDVDNLIMPDPEGELQYVMNAVRTIRRDLKGEVPLIGFSGSPWTLATYMIEGSGSKFFTKIKKMAFADPQILHALLDKLADSVISYLNAQIAAGAQSVMVFDTWGGILSPRDYKDFSLQYMAKIVDGLTRSYDGQKIPVTLFTKNGGQWIEQIADTGCDGIGLDWTIDMAEAKARVGSRVALQGNMDPSMLYASPERIRQEVATILEGFGTGNGHVFNLGHGIHLDVPPENAKVFVDAVHELSVPYHQ
- a CDS encoding SprT family zinc-dependent metalloprotease — encoded protein: MLTEEDKKALMLQGEHFFIEAECFFNRPFIRPTYLFNQRGKAAGTAHLQRNLIKINPILFANNKKEFFAQVIGHEVAHLITFQHYGKVRPHGKEWQHVMTQAFRLPALTTHQLNIDDVVGKQFPYRCLCSTHKLTIRRHNKVLKGTQYLCKKCRSILHFDPIV
- the purH gene encoding bifunctional phosphoribosylaminoimidazolecarboxamide formyltransferase/IMP cyclohydrolase, translating into METSRPIKRALLSVSDKAGIVEFARELAEKGVEILSTGGTCKLLADNGINVTEVSDYTGFPEMMDGRVKTLHPKIHGGILARRGVDEEIMSANDIQAIDMVVVNLYPFAATVANPDCKLEDAIENIDIGGPTMVRSAAKNHKDVTIVVNASDYSRILEEMNSNDGSLTYQTRFDLAIAAFEHTAQYDGMIANYFGTKVPSYGENKEGDEESQFPRTFNMQFQKKQDMRYGENSHQAAAFYVENEVQEASVSTATQLQGKALSYNNIADTDAALECVKEFSEPACVIVKHANPCGVAVAGNILDAYEGAYKTDPTSAFGGIIAFNRELDADTAEAIVSRQFVEVIIAPTVSAEAAQIVAAKKNLRLLECGQWADKTTEFDIKRVNGGLLVQDRDQGMVGLDDLKVVSKRQPTESEMTDLLFSWKVAKFVKSNAIVYVKNSATVGVGAGQMSRVYSAKIAGIKAADENLVVEGSVMASDAFFPFRDGIDAAAEAGISCVIQPGGSMRDDEVIAAADEHGMAMVFTGMRHFRH